The Mycobacterium paragordonae genome includes a region encoding these proteins:
- a CDS encoding DUF4344 domain-containing metallopeptidase: protein MSRRLMGVAACAAMLAAAGCGGSKGNHADAHPRAAERPPGTSRTDPASEPTPAGKMIFRYEDATTPEAQAGRQLMSDAKVLESVAAHVNDTLNLPHDVGAVGKQCGEANDYWDPNANEIQLCYEDIQQSRQRFANTGNPNPAEAAVDATISGFYHELGHATLNVYDLAFTGREEDVADQLSAFELLAPGADGKPYPNGVRIAMDTAQDWKLSAKEAGDANELPFWDGHSMDITRMYNWECWIYGSDTTANAVIVTSGDLPEDRAGNCEEEFQNMSRAWQQMLGPHLKKPS, encoded by the coding sequence ATGAGCAGGCGACTCATGGGTGTCGCGGCGTGCGCCGCGATGCTGGCGGCGGCGGGATGTGGCGGATCGAAAGGAAACCACGCCGATGCGCATCCGCGGGCGGCCGAGCGGCCCCCGGGAACCTCGCGCACCGACCCGGCGAGCGAACCCACCCCGGCCGGAAAGATGATCTTCCGCTACGAGGACGCGACCACCCCGGAGGCCCAGGCAGGCCGCCAATTGATGTCGGATGCAAAGGTTTTGGAGAGTGTCGCGGCGCACGTCAACGACACGCTGAACCTGCCGCACGATGTCGGAGCCGTCGGCAAGCAGTGCGGCGAGGCCAACGACTACTGGGATCCCAACGCCAACGAAATCCAGTTGTGCTACGAGGACATTCAGCAGAGCCGGCAGCGGTTCGCCAATACCGGCAATCCCAACCCGGCCGAAGCCGCGGTCGATGCGACGATCTCCGGGTTCTACCACGAACTCGGGCACGCGACGCTCAACGTCTACGACCTCGCGTTCACCGGACGCGAGGAGGACGTTGCCGACCAGTTGTCCGCATTCGAGCTGCTGGCCCCCGGGGCCGATGGAAAGCCGTACCCCAATGGTGTCCGGATCGCTATGGACACCGCCCAGGACTGGAAGCTGAGCGCCAAAGAGGCCGGTGACGCCAACGAACTCCCGTTCTGGGACGGGCACTCGATGGACATCACCCGGATGTACAACTGGGAGTGCTGGATCTACGGGTCGGATACCACCGCCAACGCCGTCATCGTCACCTCCGGCGACCTGCCCGAAGACCGGGCCGGCAACTGCGAGGAAGAGTTCCAGAACATGTCCCGGGCGTGGCAGCAGATGCTGGGGCCACACTTGAAGAAACCCAGCTGA
- a CDS encoding RND family transporter produces MIPRLIYRFALLIVGVWAFAAVAGNSMAPPLERVVADMDQPFLPPGTATAMAVQRSAAAFGQTPTDNIGYLVLERDGRLGDQDRAYYDQLVTALRADHKYVYEVTDWWQMPAAGNTAVSRDGHVVTATLSLDGVTGSTEAVDSITEARAVVAGIHPPDGLHVYITGAGATIMDEFAEIDRQTQVITAVTLGVLLVFLIILYRSLITALVPLVSVLSGLTVAKPIISDLASRPVINVSLFSLSIAVAVAVGAGTGFAIFLIGRYHEQRRNGFVPVDALADAYRSVAPTIIGSVLIVVAPLGALAWLSLARISMLATTGILCAIGVLAVGLATLTLTPALIALAGRAGLMKPPQRERLRRNWRRVGTRVARWPAPILVASSVFVLIMLLGLPGVPIGWDETASTPSNTEANRGYRAVNQHFDANHVQPDVVTIEADEDLRNPAALTVIGRVTGAIMGISGVRMVQSASHPGGMVSKQASLSATGGNVGDRLDQFSDRLDAKQSTFADLDAAVRELGSGLDLIQAGAQAGSYAIGGVSLAVRLTQQATDKIRARAADVAEIFDPLRKFVGAISDCRTTPVCSSAQEAVDWANAVVGGAGKLADAADQLAKSAVDAAAAPGVTLPAVVATVSTEMAQVRGMAAQFRELLGSARPVPTQELPDYLHQLAGASQGNPGSNLYASRRILTDPGMRPTLDQFFPPNGRATRIFVYGQGLEWGDEGAARARSIEAAVTETLRGSGLKVTAVELTGVGPATRDLQDIVGGDLALMVFITLGVILFIAALLLRSPIAGFVVLATILASYVCGLGASVLLFHRLLHHDLHWSVPPIAFVSMVGIASGGNLLFALRIREELAAGLRTSIIRASAATGMVVTAGGVVVGLTMLALGISSVLSVAQIGVTVGLGLVLNALVVRAFVLPAMMVVLDRWLWWPRRSAADEEELEPATAAR; encoded by the coding sequence TTGATCCCTCGGCTCATCTATCGATTCGCGTTGCTGATCGTCGGGGTCTGGGCATTCGCCGCCGTCGCCGGCAACAGCATGGCTCCGCCACTCGAGCGGGTCGTGGCAGATATGGACCAGCCGTTCCTGCCACCCGGCACCGCGACCGCGATGGCGGTGCAACGCTCGGCCGCCGCCTTCGGCCAAACGCCTACCGACAACATCGGGTACCTGGTGCTCGAACGCGACGGCCGGCTCGGCGACCAGGACCGGGCCTACTACGACCAGCTCGTCACGGCGCTGCGTGCCGACCACAAATATGTGTACGAGGTGACGGACTGGTGGCAGATGCCGGCGGCCGGCAACACCGCGGTCAGCCGTGACGGCCACGTGGTGACGGCCACCCTGAGCCTTGACGGGGTGACGGGGTCGACCGAAGCCGTCGACTCGATCACGGAGGCGCGCGCCGTCGTGGCGGGAATCCACCCTCCGGACGGTCTGCACGTCTACATCACCGGCGCCGGCGCCACCATCATGGACGAGTTCGCCGAGATCGACCGGCAGACTCAGGTCATCACGGCAGTGACGCTGGGTGTCCTGCTCGTCTTCCTGATCATCCTGTACCGGTCACTGATCACGGCCCTGGTGCCGCTGGTGTCCGTCCTGTCGGGGTTGACCGTCGCCAAGCCCATCATCTCGGACCTCGCCTCCCGTCCGGTGATCAACGTTTCACTGTTCTCGTTGTCGATCGCCGTCGCGGTTGCGGTCGGGGCAGGCACCGGCTTCGCCATCTTTCTGATCGGCCGCTACCACGAACAGCGCAGAAACGGCTTCGTTCCGGTCGACGCGCTGGCGGACGCCTACCGCAGCGTCGCGCCGACGATCATCGGCTCGGTCCTCATCGTTGTTGCGCCGTTGGGCGCGTTGGCGTGGCTGAGTCTCGCCCGTATCAGCATGTTGGCCACGACCGGCATCCTCTGCGCAATCGGTGTGCTCGCGGTCGGGCTCGCCACGCTGACGCTGACGCCGGCCTTGATCGCGCTCGCCGGCCGCGCCGGGCTGATGAAGCCGCCGCAGCGCGAACGTCTGCGCCGGAACTGGCGCCGCGTCGGCACCCGCGTCGCGCGCTGGCCGGCACCGATCCTGGTGGCCAGCAGCGTGTTCGTGCTCATCATGCTGCTCGGTCTGCCGGGCGTGCCGATCGGCTGGGACGAAACGGCGTCCACTCCATCCAACACCGAGGCCAACCGTGGGTACCGTGCCGTCAACCAGCACTTCGATGCCAACCACGTGCAGCCCGACGTCGTCACGATCGAGGCTGACGAGGACCTGCGCAACCCGGCCGCGCTGACCGTGATCGGCCGGGTCACCGGCGCGATCATGGGGATCTCCGGCGTGCGCATGGTGCAGTCGGCCAGCCACCCCGGCGGGATGGTCTCCAAGCAGGCTTCCCTGTCAGCCACCGGCGGCAATGTCGGCGACCGGCTCGACCAGTTCTCCGACCGGCTGGACGCGAAGCAGTCGACCTTCGCCGACCTCGACGCCGCTGTGCGTGAGCTGGGTTCGGGCCTGGATCTGATCCAGGCCGGGGCGCAAGCGGGCTCCTATGCCATCGGTGGTGTGAGCCTGGCGGTGCGTTTGACGCAGCAGGCCACGGACAAGATCCGGGCCCGTGCGGCGGACGTCGCCGAGATCTTCGATCCGCTGCGCAAGTTTGTCGGAGCGATCAGCGACTGCCGCACGACCCCGGTGTGTTCGTCGGCCCAGGAGGCGGTGGACTGGGCGAATGCGGTCGTCGGCGGTGCCGGGAAACTGGCCGACGCGGCCGATCAGCTGGCGAAGTCGGCGGTGGACGCGGCGGCGGCACCGGGCGTCACCCTGCCTGCGGTGGTTGCCACCGTCAGCACCGAGATGGCGCAGGTCCGGGGGATGGCGGCGCAGTTCAGAGAACTGCTGGGCAGTGCCCGTCCGGTGCCGACCCAGGAACTTCCCGACTATCTGCATCAGTTGGCCGGCGCCTCCCAGGGCAACCCCGGCTCCAACCTCTACGCGTCCCGCCGCATCCTGACCGACCCGGGTATGCGTCCCACGCTGGACCAGTTCTTCCCGCCGAACGGGCGTGCCACCCGGATCTTCGTCTACGGCCAAGGGCTCGAATGGGGTGATGAAGGCGCGGCCCGGGCCCGCTCGATCGAGGCTGCGGTCACCGAGACACTCAGAGGCAGCGGCTTGAAAGTGACGGCCGTCGAACTCACCGGTGTCGGGCCGGCGACCCGCGACCTGCAGGACATCGTGGGCGGCGACCTGGCCCTGATGGTGTTCATCACCCTCGGCGTCATCCTCTTCATCGCCGCGCTGCTGTTGCGAAGTCCGATCGCCGGATTCGTCGTGCTCGCGACGATTCTGGCCTCTTACGTCTGCGGGCTCGGCGCCAGCGTGCTGCTGTTTCACCGCCTGTTGCACCACGACCTGCACTGGTCGGTGCCGCCCATCGCGTTCGTGTCGATGGTCGGCATCGCCTCCGGCGGCAACCTGTTGTTCGCGCTGCGCATCCGCGAGGAACTCGCCGCGGGGCTGCGCACCAGCATCATCCGCGCCTCTGCCGCGACCGGAATGGTCGTCACCGCCGGCGGCGTCGTGGTCGGCCTGACGATGCTTGCGCTCGGTATCAGCAGCGTGCTCAGCGTCGCGCAGATCGGCGTCACGGTCGGACTCGGCCTGGTGCTCAACGCGCTGGTGGTGCGCGCGTTCGTGTTGCCGGCCATGATGGTGGTGCTGGACCGCTGGTTGTGGTGGCCGCGCCGCTCGGCCGCCGACGAGGAAGAACTCGAACCGGCGACCGCGGCCAGATGA
- a CDS encoding SDR family NAD(P)-dependent oxidoreductase: MSTPHLLAGRGAVVVGGTRGIGRAVSELLCAMGARVVVNGRDPDVVAQCVDALTAAGGDAVGVAGAADDEHVAAGLIEACTESFGRLDILINCAGIAEPPGSSILRIAPAEFDALIGAHLGTVFHTCRAAAPVMAAQGHGTIINTGSVAFLGDYGGTGYPAGKAAVNGLTMAMAAELKSAGVRANVVCPGARTRLSTGPEYERHIGELHRRGLLDEMTMRASLDPAPPAFVAPLYAYLASDLAGEVTGQILVGAGGFVGRFGRPTPALLGYRDHNDSRPWSVDELHAMIAG, from the coding sequence ATGAGCACACCCCACCTGCTTGCCGGGCGCGGTGCGGTGGTCGTGGGGGGGACGCGCGGAATCGGGCGCGCGGTCAGCGAACTGCTCTGCGCGATGGGCGCACGCGTCGTGGTCAACGGCCGTGACCCCGACGTGGTCGCACAGTGCGTCGACGCGCTGACCGCGGCGGGCGGCGATGCGGTCGGAGTGGCCGGGGCGGCGGACGACGAACACGTCGCCGCGGGCCTGATCGAGGCGTGCACCGAGTCCTTCGGACGGTTGGACATTCTGATCAACTGCGCCGGAATCGCCGAGCCACCAGGCTCTTCGATCCTGCGGATCGCACCGGCGGAGTTCGACGCCTTGATCGGTGCGCACCTCGGGACGGTGTTTCACACCTGCCGGGCGGCCGCGCCGGTCATGGCCGCCCAGGGGCACGGCACCATCATCAACACCGGTTCGGTGGCATTCCTCGGCGACTACGGCGGCACCGGCTATCCCGCCGGCAAAGCCGCCGTCAACGGCTTGACGATGGCCATGGCGGCAGAACTGAAAAGCGCCGGGGTGCGGGCCAATGTGGTGTGTCCCGGCGCCAGAACCCGGTTGTCCACCGGCCCCGAGTACGAGCGGCACATCGGCGAACTGCATCGGCGCGGACTGCTCGACGAGATGACGATGCGCGCCTCCCTGGACCCCGCCCCACCCGCCTTCGTGGCCCCGCTCTACGCCTACCTCGCCAGCGACCTGGCAGGTGAGGTCACCGGCCAGATCCTGGTTGGGGCAGGCGGTTTCGTGGGCAGATTCGGACGGCCCACGCCGGCGCTGCTCGGCTACCGCGACCACAACGACAGCCGGCCGTGGTCCGTCGACGAACTGCACGCCATGATCGCGGGCTGA
- a CDS encoding antibiotic biosynthesis monooxygenase — MTVGAAAISIFHPPRDPDRFANWVGQYLAAAGQAPGYATARQSVPGDGQLDWAVEVSFDDAETLDVWLDSVQRRAVLADGAEQGFGRCASDIILTPGDLPPGDAAVFLHPVAPGKDAEFVGAQSDLALVTATFPGYEGTALFPADRDGQWMSVLRFRTAGRLADWIRSAERREALPRLREELTHDFAELPRSAPFGSTVRVSDGQAKITPGWKSAMLVVLCLYPTVVLLSKSLSPALSRIGIGPAAAIFVGNVISVALLQWVLVPAASRPFRRWLDPIDGASTRTSLAGSAVVLAGYALSLLVFGLIG; from the coding sequence ATGACAGTTGGCGCCGCCGCGATCTCGATTTTCCATCCACCCCGGGATCCGGATCGGTTCGCTAATTGGGTCGGGCAGTACCTCGCCGCGGCCGGGCAGGCACCGGGATATGCCACTGCGCGCCAATCGGTTCCCGGCGACGGCCAGTTGGACTGGGCCGTCGAGGTGTCTTTCGACGATGCCGAGACCCTCGACGTCTGGCTCGACAGCGTGCAGCGCCGAGCGGTCCTCGCTGACGGCGCGGAGCAGGGATTCGGACGTTGCGCCTCCGACATCATTCTGACTCCGGGCGATCTACCACCGGGCGACGCAGCCGTGTTCCTGCATCCCGTCGCCCCGGGGAAAGACGCGGAATTCGTTGGCGCACAAAGTGACTTGGCGCTCGTTACGGCAACTTTCCCCGGATATGAAGGGACAGCGCTGTTTCCGGCAGACCGGGACGGGCAGTGGATGTCAGTGCTGCGCTTCCGCACCGCCGGGCGCTTGGCCGACTGGATTCGGTCCGCCGAGCGCCGGGAGGCCCTGCCCCGCCTGCGCGAGGAATTGACGCACGATTTCGCCGAGCTGCCGCGCAGCGCGCCGTTCGGTTCGACGGTCCGGGTGTCCGATGGTCAGGCCAAGATCACGCCGGGGTGGAAGTCCGCAATGCTCGTGGTGCTCTGCCTGTATCCCACCGTGGTCCTGCTCTCCAAGTCGCTGTCCCCCGCGTTGAGCCGAATCGGAATCGGCCCGGCAGCAGCGATTTTCGTCGGCAACGTGATCAGTGTCGCTCTGCTGCAATGGGTTCTGGTCCCCGCGGCGTCGCGGCCGTTCCGTCGCTGGCTCGACCCGATCGACGGCGCCTCGACCCGCACCAGTCTGGCCGGGTCGGCGGTGGTGCTGGCCGGTTACGCGCTGTCCCTGCTGGTGTTCGGTCTGATCGGATGA
- a CDS encoding helix-turn-helix transcriptional regulator: MLHGRERECAQVDDLLVAARSKRSGALVLHGEAGIGKSALLDYAAAQAGGMQVLRTAGIPTESQLPFAGLHTLLRPVLQRCEAIPDRQRAALLGAFGLGPASAEDRFLISLAVLSLLAESAETLPLVCLVDDAQWLDGPSADALTFTARRMQAEGIAMIFAARDDRPFEAPGLPELRMTGIDAGAVARMVTERTGTPIAATVRDRLVADTRGNPLAIAELGRLLSAQQIAGRTVLPDQLPVSTDLERLYLDRVGRLPPQAQSMLLVAAAHGTGQLDGVLRAAQVLGAGPDALDLAEAAGLVHVESAVVSFVHPLTRSAVYQGATSQRRRQVELALASCLDTDADADRRAWHLANAAPGPDAEAADALQAAAQRAAARGGHDAAAAAFERAAALTAAAELRAARLADAAAAAWSAGQSQRAQEILDRALPLAGAAPLRARIAHLRGSIEAHCGTPSAAYAILVGASELVAATEPERAALMLGEAGQLAWAGGDLARLTTVADRLAALPAGDRPEFVAAHVITGLSGLLRGDTTATAAKLRAAVELATTAQQPRVLMGAAAGAMFLGEDSRAIDLFCTAVAKTRVAADVATLPLLLGPLAMVETLTSRYATALADATEGLRLAQETGQHNPAAHLHAVLALVAAIQGRIQDCRDHAEPALAQAISYRLGPHAAIASWALAALDLGAGRSEEAFDRLGSLAGAAPGEGNQMVTLMATPDFVEAAVRIQRQDAAAARLAALQAWSRDTGAPWAQALVARCRALLADDGEQDRYFDEALSLHARGGRPFDTARTQLRYGENLRRRRRRAEARKYLRSAHETFERLGAAPWAEQARAELQATGENTRKRDVSAVDQLTPQELQIARFVSAGETNRSIATLMFLSPRTVDYHLRKIFMKLGLSSRAELIRMSSSHGW; this comes from the coding sequence GTGCTGCATGGCCGGGAGCGGGAATGCGCGCAGGTAGATGACCTGCTGGTGGCCGCGCGGTCCAAGCGCAGCGGCGCTCTGGTGCTGCACGGCGAAGCCGGTATCGGTAAGTCCGCGCTGCTTGACTACGCGGCGGCGCAGGCCGGCGGCATGCAGGTGCTGCGGACCGCGGGCATTCCGACCGAATCGCAGCTCCCCTTCGCCGGGCTCCACACGCTGCTGCGGCCCGTCCTGCAGCGGTGTGAGGCCATCCCCGACCGACAGCGGGCGGCGCTGCTCGGTGCCTTCGGACTGGGTCCGGCCTCCGCTGAGGACCGGTTTCTGATTTCGCTTGCGGTGCTGAGTCTGCTGGCCGAATCGGCGGAGACGCTCCCGCTGGTGTGCCTGGTCGACGACGCGCAGTGGCTGGACGGGCCGTCGGCCGACGCACTGACGTTCACCGCCAGGCGGATGCAGGCCGAGGGAATCGCCATGATTTTCGCCGCACGCGACGACCGGCCCTTCGAGGCGCCGGGATTGCCCGAGCTCAGGATGACCGGGATCGATGCCGGCGCCGTCGCGCGGATGGTGACCGAACGCACCGGCACGCCGATCGCCGCGACGGTGCGCGACCGGTTGGTTGCCGACACCCGGGGCAACCCGCTGGCCATCGCTGAACTGGGGCGGTTGTTGTCCGCGCAGCAGATCGCCGGGCGGACGGTTCTGCCGGACCAGTTGCCGGTCAGCACCGATCTGGAGCGGCTGTACCTGGACCGCGTCGGGCGGCTGCCGCCGCAAGCCCAGTCGATGCTGCTGGTAGCTGCCGCACACGGGACCGGGCAACTCGACGGGGTGTTGCGCGCGGCGCAGGTCCTGGGCGCCGGACCGGATGCGCTCGACCTTGCCGAGGCCGCCGGGTTGGTGCACGTGGAATCGGCAGTCGTGTCGTTCGTCCATCCGCTGACGCGATCGGCGGTCTATCAGGGTGCGACATCGCAGCGCCGCCGTCAGGTGGAGCTCGCACTGGCGTCCTGCCTGGACACCGATGCCGACGCCGACCGCCGTGCGTGGCATCTCGCCAACGCTGCGCCAGGGCCGGACGCCGAGGCGGCCGACGCGTTGCAGGCCGCAGCCCAGCGCGCCGCCGCGCGCGGCGGACACGACGCGGCCGCCGCCGCCTTCGAACGCGCCGCTGCGCTCACCGCCGCCGCCGAGCTGCGCGCGGCCAGGCTGGCCGATGCGGCCGCGGCCGCGTGGTCGGCCGGGCAGTCCCAACGGGCCCAGGAAATCCTGGACCGGGCCCTGCCACTGGCCGGCGCGGCACCACTGCGGGCCCGCATCGCACACTTGCGCGGATCGATCGAAGCGCACTGCGGCACCCCGTCGGCCGCGTACGCCATCCTGGTCGGCGCCTCGGAGCTGGTCGCCGCCACCGAACCGGAGCGGGCGGCCCTGATGCTCGGCGAGGCCGGGCAGCTGGCGTGGGCCGGCGGCGACCTCGCACGGTTGACCACGGTCGCCGACCGGCTCGCCGCGCTTCCGGCCGGCGACCGCCCCGAATTTGTTGCAGCGCATGTGATTACCGGACTTTCCGGGCTATTGCGCGGGGACACCACAGCCACCGCGGCCAAGCTCCGGGCCGCCGTGGAACTGGCCACCACCGCCCAGCAACCGAGGGTCTTGATGGGCGCGGCCGCGGGCGCGATGTTTCTGGGCGAAGATTCCCGCGCCATCGATCTGTTCTGCACGGCGGTCGCCAAGACGCGGGTGGCCGCCGACGTCGCGACCCTGCCGTTGCTGCTCGGCCCGCTGGCGATGGTGGAGACGCTGACCAGTCGCTACGCGACAGCACTGGCCGACGCGACCGAGGGGCTTCGGTTGGCGCAGGAGACCGGACAGCACAATCCGGCGGCACACCTGCACGCCGTGCTGGCGCTGGTCGCGGCGATACAGGGACGCATCCAGGACTGCCGTGACCACGCCGAACCCGCACTTGCGCAGGCAATTTCATATCGCCTGGGCCCGCACGCGGCCATCGCGTCCTGGGCACTGGCGGCGCTCGATCTCGGCGCCGGCCGTTCGGAGGAAGCTTTCGACCGGCTCGGGTCGCTGGCCGGCGCGGCCCCCGGTGAAGGCAATCAGATGGTGACGTTGATGGCCACCCCGGATTTCGTCGAGGCCGCCGTGCGCATTCAGCGCCAGGACGCCGCGGCGGCGCGCCTGGCGGCACTGCAGGCGTGGTCGCGAGACACCGGCGCCCCATGGGCGCAGGCCCTGGTGGCTCGGTGCCGCGCCCTGCTGGCCGACGACGGCGAGCAGGACCGGTACTTCGACGAGGCGCTGAGCCTGCATGCGCGTGGCGGCCGGCCGTTCGATACCGCCCGCACCCAGTTGCGGTACGGCGAGAACCTGCGGCGGCGCCGTCGTCGCGCCGAGGCGCGCAAGTATCTGCGTTCCGCGCACGAGACCTTCGAGAGGCTCGGCGCCGCGCCCTGGGCCGAACAGGCCCGCGCCGAACTGCAGGCCACCGGCGAAAACACGCGCAAGCGCGATGTCAGTGCCGTCGATCAGCTCACGCCGCAGGAGTTGCAGATCGCGCGCTTCGTCAGTGCGGGAGAAACCAACCGCTCGATTGCGACGCTGATGTTCCTCAGCCCGCGCACCGTCGACTATCACCTGCGCAAGATCTTCATGAAGCTCGGGCTGTCGTCGCGAGCCGAGCTGATCCGCATGTCCTCGAGCCACGGATGGTAG
- a CDS encoding FAD-dependent monooxygenase yields MKTLEASTDVAVIGAGPTGLMLAGELAMRGVRVQVLERRAQEPNITRAFAMHARTLELLDARGLADEILARGFRVGAVAPIPGATVSLADELQTRYPFILMVPQSGTERVLAAHVERLGVPIRRGDELVGLEQDGDGVSLTLAGGGSLRARYVVGCDGAHSAVRRLLGVNFVGKQYQTHIMLADVRLSRPPAEQMFARTNADGVVLVLPFGDGWYRAIAWDRRHEHEPLTEPVTAAQIRDAIGRIAGEDFGLGEMRWSSRFLSERRQARRYRVGRVLLAGDAAHVHSPIGGQGMNTGIGDAVNLGWKLATVVNGVLDGRAGDSLLDSYESERHPVGADVLAMTDMLNQLVLGRSAIRRVLQRFAIRTILRFPRSRRTAAQRLSGIAIAYARQSRADDPLVGHRMPDMDCDGGRLYEMLRSGRFVLLTGGVTVDWPGVDRVNHRDATLPAVVLVRPDGYVAWAARRLPTAGEVTEVLTRWCGEKKIGLSGEHPGYAVRNLGAWGWSRGVITDKCARD; encoded by the coding sequence ATGAAGACTCTCGAGGCAAGTACCGACGTCGCGGTGATCGGCGCGGGCCCCACCGGTTTGATGTTGGCGGGTGAGCTGGCGATGCGGGGCGTGCGAGTGCAGGTCCTGGAACGACGTGCACAGGAGCCGAACATCACCCGGGCGTTCGCCATGCATGCGCGGACTCTGGAACTACTCGACGCCCGGGGGCTGGCCGACGAGATCCTGGCGCGCGGCTTCCGGGTCGGCGCGGTGGCCCCGATACCGGGAGCGACGGTCTCGCTGGCCGACGAGCTGCAGACCCGCTACCCGTTCATCCTGATGGTGCCGCAGAGCGGGACCGAACGGGTGCTGGCCGCCCACGTGGAGCGCCTCGGGGTCCCGATCCGGCGGGGCGACGAGCTGGTCGGCCTCGAGCAGGACGGCGACGGCGTCAGCCTGACCCTCGCCGGCGGGGGCAGCCTGCGCGCACGTTACGTGGTCGGGTGCGACGGAGCACACAGCGCGGTGCGCCGGCTGCTGGGCGTGAATTTCGTGGGCAAGCAGTATCAGACGCACATCATGCTGGCCGACGTGAGACTGTCCAGGCCACCTGCCGAGCAGATGTTCGCCAGGACAAATGCCGACGGTGTGGTGCTGGTCCTGCCGTTCGGCGACGGCTGGTATCGCGCCATCGCGTGGGACCGCCGGCATGAACACGAACCCCTGACCGAGCCGGTGACCGCGGCGCAGATCCGCGACGCCATCGGCAGGATCGCCGGAGAGGACTTCGGCCTGGGTGAAATGCGTTGGAGTTCAAGGTTTCTCAGCGAACGCCGACAGGCCCGCCGGTACCGGGTGGGCCGGGTGCTGCTGGCGGGCGACGCCGCGCATGTTCATTCGCCCATCGGCGGGCAGGGCATGAACACCGGGATCGGCGACGCGGTGAACCTGGGCTGGAAGCTGGCCACCGTGGTTAATGGGGTGCTGGACGGACGGGCGGGTGACTCGCTGCTGGACAGCTACGAATCCGAGCGGCATCCGGTCGGCGCCGACGTGCTGGCGATGACCGACATGCTCAACCAGTTGGTGCTCGGGCGCTCCGCGATACGCCGGGTGTTGCAGCGCTTCGCCATTCGCACCATCCTGCGTTTTCCGCGGAGCCGTCGCACGGCAGCGCAGCGGCTCAGCGGCATCGCTATCGCTTATGCACGCCAGTCGCGAGCGGACGACCCCCTGGTGGGGCACCGGATGCCGGACATGGACTGCGACGGTGGCCGGCTCTACGAAATGCTGCGCAGCGGCCGCTTCGTCCTGCTCACCGGCGGCGTCACCGTCGACTGGCCGGGCGTCGACCGGGTGAACCACCGCGACGCGACGCTACCCGCGGTGGTGTTGGTTCGGCCGGACGGATATGTCGCGTGGGCAGCCCGCCGGCTGCCGACGGCCGGCGAAGTCACTGAAGTGCTCACCCGGTGGTGCGGCGAAAAAAAGATCGGTTTAAGCGGAGAGCATCCGGGGTACGCGGTGCGGAACCTCGGTGCCTGGGGATGGAGCCGGGGGGTTATCACTGATAAATGTGCACGTGACTAG